In Leopardus geoffroyi isolate Oge1 chromosome D1, O.geoffroyi_Oge1_pat1.0, whole genome shotgun sequence, the genomic stretch TTTGAAAGTTGTTTcacatactgtattctttttttttttttttttagtcattgtAAGTGGGAAGGTAAATCCAGTCCTTGTTTCTGTAACTTGGCCGGAAGCAGAAGTGAGTCATATTTTCTGTGAACGCATCATGAATTCCATGAAGCCTGAAGAGAACCAGTCATCCAGTGCTACAGAAAATGGCCAGAGTACCAGACCTGAAGTTTCAAAGGTATGTCCACTTTTTAACAACTCTTTGCTAGAGCAGCATACCTAACCATAGCATGCTATCAGGATTCTGGAAGGGGATACGCTCATAGAGGATGGCAGTTATAAACCCTTCTTCCGTgttgtgaaaaatatatttggggaGACACACATATAAGTGTTTGTGTAAAGCCAAATGATAGTGTATGAATCCACAATGCAAAGTGTGCCGTTTTAGACAACAGGATCACTGACAAACAGTGTAGACACTTGATATCAGGACAGACAGgcaaaaaacaagaaatacagtTCATGCTTACTGAGAAATTAGTGTGTACCTggaattatttttgttacttcctatggattatctcatttgacatttaataaaacaatacatGGTGTTATCATccctatttaacttttttaagatttatttatttttgaaagagagagagagagaatgcgtggaggaagtgcagagagagaggaagatagaggatccaaagtgggctccacgctggcagcagcgagcccaatgaagggctcgaacccacaaacccttgagatcatgacctgagccaaagtaagattcagccaactgagccacccaggcacccctctcatccctattttaaaaatgaagaaactgaaacccaaCTTTcttaaagttgcaaaaataatgaACGCTAGGGCAAGGATTTGAATCTGGGTGTTCAGACTTCACAGCCAGTTTTTGACCAACACAAAATATGCAAATCGTTAATACCAAATCAAGATATAAACAAGTGCTTTTGGAGTGCGGAGAGAAGAGTGCTTAATTCACACTCAAGAAATTGAGGCAGGATCATATGAGACTTGCTCTTAGAGAATAGAATTTCACCAGGTAAGTGTATCCCACGTGAGGGAAGAGTGTGAGTAAAGtcatatacacataaaaacataTTTGGGAGGAGTATAGTTAGATTTGATCGTATGTAAGAATTCGAGACTGTCGGCTAATAGAGCTGGAGAGGTATTTTGGTAGAAGATTATAGTAGGCTTTATTTCCATTAGaacttttattttgtcaaaaagAATCCTCTActtgtgaaataataaaatggtttcattgggttaaaattaaataaaatttaaaattaatttcctctgttcactagccacatttcaagggcccAGTAGCCATATGTGGGTAATGGCTGCCGTACTAGACaagcagatatagaacattttcatcattgcagaaagttccaTTGGACAGTGCCGTTCTAGATTAGGGACCTCTGTGGCCTTGCTGTTCCAGGTGTGGTCCACACACAGCAGCAACAGCATTGCTATCTCCTGAGACCTCTCTGTgatctgcattttcacaagaccccccccccccccgggtgatTCTTAGGCAcgttaaaatttgagaaatactgatcTGAGATACCCTGAAGATTCGGTACGGTGAAATCTATCATTGTTATTAGcattatttgctaatatttacttCGCTTGTACAGTATCATTTCAAAAGAGGAAATGTTTAGCcctgggagaaaataaaacagattcaTTGGTTCATCTGTCTGACAAGTGCAGAGTTCAGCGAAGCTTTAATGCAGCAGTACACCTGGCGTCAAGGGACTCCTTTGTTTCCAATCTCTGGGCTCTGCTCTTTGTTGTTGGCCTCTGTCTGGCCTTCTGCATAGTGACAACAGAACTCCAGTAAGTTCAGAGTGCATACCTGCATTGGCTACCATTCAGATAATGAGTCCATCCTGGTACCCTGAGAAGACTTCCTTTTGCATCTAACCCTCCCACGCTACATAGCTCAGCCATTCCTGCACAAAACCGTGTGATTGAGGAGGCACTTCCGGCACGCGAGGCCTGTCCCTGAGCTGGTGCAAATTCACTTTTGTACACACGTATGGCTGCGACAAAACGGGAGAGAGGTGCAGTGGCTTTCTGGAAAAGAGCTGCGGcatcttcctcttctttgaaCCCCATGCTTAAgtatttgggtttcattctgtaaGTGAAGGAGAAGTTATATACAGGCTTTATCCTTGTATCTTTAAGGAGGAGATTTAATTTAAACTCTAAGCTAAATAGTCACGTTAAAGGGCTACACTGTTCactatggtagccactagccgcATGTGGCTATCTAAATTTACATTCAACTTATCTAAAGTTAAAtaatgaagaaagtgaagaatTCCGACCCTTGCTCACACTAAGCATACTTCCCCTGAGGCTGCCGTATCCGGAAGGATAGATGTTGGAGATCTCCATCACTGCAGAACGTTCCACTGAACAGCACTAGTCTAAGGCATCCACTTCTACAACAAAACTACAATGTAAAGTTTCCAAACTATTTGGAGGGAAAGTGAaaggcagagggggaaaaaatctaaaagaagacaagagagaaggagaatataAGTAAATCTGGGAAAagctggaaaaggagaaaataactaaaaagataacaaatgaataaaaaaagattgGTTATCTTACTGGTTGTGTGAAAGACTTTAACTTTTATCACTACTTGCAACCTATTTATTATATATgcagtaaaattaaatattttccacatataGTTCTCTGGCCTATGACAGTTACCTGTGGTCTTGTAATCATGACCAGAATCAAGATGCAACAGAGTTCCATCAGCTTAAATAATTCCCTTGTGTGTGTCAAGGGGGACACTCACCTTGACCCCCTGGTGATCAACAATGTGTTCTCCAAGcgttgccttttccagaatgtcatgtaaatagagaggggccaagatggcagagcagcacgGAAGCTTTTTGCTTCTCTAGTTCTTGaatgcagctagatcaacaccaaaccatcttacacacctagaaaactgatctgaggattaacacaacaatctgcacaacttgaactGCAGAACTCGGCAGGTAtgcagcatggagaggtgaactgtgggagagagaagccacggagggtagGAAGCtgttttgcagagagaggatggagttGGGGGACAGTATGAAAAAAGcactccccccaaaagcagctggagagaaagaatggaaacacCCATAAGGGACttaacaagaaagggagaaagaagaaaaaggatagggtttaaataccattaagactctataaacagaggAGTGCAGAGCTGAAAGAatcatgtaaatagaatcatatgcTGAATCAAaccttttgggtctggcttctttcacatataACATggcatttgagattcatccaggtGGTTAGATGTGTCAGTAGctttttcttcttattgctgggtagtattccaCAGTACGAATATATGagagtttatccattcacccattgaaggatgtttgggttttttccccagttttggcttttttttatatatatttattttgagagagagagcaagagagagggagagagaaaatcccgaaTAGGCTgcacactttcagcacagagccagacattgggcttgaactcactagcagtgagatcatgacccaagccgaaaccaagagccagagacgatcaaccagctgagccacccatttgTGTCTTGTATAAGTAAAGCTGCCTTGAGGAtttgtatacaagtttttgtatgaacatcattttcattgcttttgagTTCTTGCCTATAGGTAGAATTGCCAAGTTATAGGGTAAGTCTATGTTTAGCTTTATAGGATAttgccaaaatattttcaaaatggctCTATCATTTTGTATCCTCACCACCAATGTATGAGTCCcacctgcttcacattcttgccaacatacagttttgaaagttttcctgattggggtgcctaggtggcgcattcggttaagcatccgacttcagccaggtcacgatctcgcggtccgtgagttcgagccccgcgtcgggctctgggctgatggctcagagcctggagcctgtttccgattctgtgtctccctctctctctgcccctcccccgttcatgctctctctctgtcccaaaaataaataaacgttgaaaaaaaaaattttaaaaaaagaaagttttcctgATTTTACTCATTCGAATAAGTGTGTAATAGAGAAGTATGTAATGGTCTCACCTTGTAGTATAAATGCATTtcactaatgactaatgatatcgCATATCTTTTCATGTTCTATATAgcatttatgtatcttctttagtgaggtgtctgttaaaaTCTTTGGCCTGTTTTTATATTGgtctttctggttttttgttgttgagttttgggagtgttttatacattttggaaatgAGCCCTTTGTCAGATTGCTTTTCTTGTAATCTTTGTGGATAATTTATCTCAGtttgtggcttatctttttatttgctgaataCTATCTTTTGGCGGGGGGCAGTTATTGACTTTAAAGAAgtgcattttaacatttttttcttttttggattatGCTTTTGGTTGTATCATCAGAGAACTCTTTCCAAACCTAAGATCACAAAAATTTTCTTGTGACTTTTCATCAAGAACCCTTACAGTTTTAGGTTTGTCTGTGACCCATTTTGCACtaattttgtgtgtatggtgaAGTATGTGGATCATAAAATAGTAATAGGAAACAGTGGTTAATTACttagttcatttgtttgttcattttgtataTGGCATCTGGCACAGTTTGTTGAAACATCTaccctttctccactgaattgcctttatACCTTTGTTAAAAATTGAGCAAAACTTGATTGGATCTGTCTTCCAgattcactgttcttttttttttctaatgtttattttttttaattttttgatgtttatttatttttgagagagacagagagaacatgagtgggggaggggtagagagagagggagacagaatccaaagcaggctccaggctctgagctgtcagcacagagcctgactcagggctcgaactcacagatctaAGTACAGCTCTACTAGTAAGTAAGTAATGAAAATTTACAAAAGCAGTCAAATTAAATGGCATTTCATCTATCAGTtggaagacatttaaaataacagtacTGAAATCTCTGAAGGAGCCAACCATACGGTTGGTCTCTGGGCATCAAGGGGAAAAGGAGCAGCATGAGTTGACACAATTTTTCTGGAAAGCAGCTGGGCAGCATATATGTTGTGAAGTACATTTATAACCTTAGTGTCTGTATTTCTACAGCTGGGAATCTGGCCTAAGGAAATATCCAGATGTTCAGCTAAAATGTTTTACGTATAGAAATGTTTGTCCTATAAAAATTTGAGACAATCTAAGTATCCAGCTAcagaagaatgaattagaaaTTATTGTACAGTGAACTATATCCTGTGGTCCCCAAAATTGTGTTCCAAAGGTTGTTTGATGGCATGTAATgtcattaaatttaaatgtttaatgacatGTCAGCCAATGGCAGATTGCTTGGCGAAGAATAAACTCATGCAGCTTAGCACAACTTTAGAAACCTAAGGTTTGTATCTGCAcgtaaagtaaaagaaatgaataaaacaaaatgtagaatGGTTATCTCTGGTGATGGAATAATGATGGGTAATTTTTCTCCACTATTTATTACCCAGTATATTACTCAATTTTTATTCAGAATATCTACTAGTTTTATAATTAGACAaacatgaaatattattattaaaggagattctcattatgtttttaatctttccttttttctaaggATATGGCCATCAAGCAGACCTGCCCTAGAAGACTTGCTATTCATCTTCTACCTGACATAAACGAGTGTGGCGGGACCAGTAAGCTTAAAAGtgaagtcaaggggcgcctgggtggcgcagtcggttaagcgtccgacttcagccaggtcacgatctcgcggcccgtgagttcgagccccgcgtcgggctctgggctgatggctcagagcctggagcctgtttccgattctgtgtctccctctctctctgcccctcccccgttcatgctctgtctctctctgtcccaaaaataaataaacgttgaaaaaaaaaaaaaaaaaaaaaagtgaagtcaaGCATGAAGCATCTGTGGAAATCCAGAACCCAGACTGGGACACccataaaaaatgttattttacttttactttgaaTGAAAACTCGAGGAAATCTGACCGTAGTATGTTTAAAGCACATGGTAAACCCCATGAGAGTATCTACTCAGCTCTGAGAGCTAATGACAATTTCAGTGAAAGGATGGAGAATCATTTGAATAAGCACATtcttgtttttgaagaaaaaacaatagaagGATATATAAATTTAGGAATGCCTCTCAAGTGCCTACCTGTAGGGTcccacttcaaaataaaatttagtcaAAGAAAGGGTAACCAGGAAGGTGATCAGATCTTGCGCCAGTGTGAAAATCCATACGTGGAATGCGTTCTTTTTCACATTGTTGCTGTTGGGAAGAGGATAAAGAAGATTCTTAAGATGAAGGAACTTCATGAAAGAGGAACTACACTTTGTATCTATGCCCTAAAGGGTGAGACTATCAAAGAAGCTCTAAGCAAGGATGGCCGATTTCGGTCTGACCTGGatgaatttaaatggaaaataatagaagatCATAAGATAATTCATGGAAAACATTCCCTGGTGGATGATGTGTCTGGAAAAACCTTAGAAAtggacatttttaagaaaaaccttGCCAGGAAAGGTACCCATAAGAAAATTAAACAGGAGAATGAAAATACCACTGAAGAAATCTGTCCCTGGGATCTGATACAGTCTGAGATCAGGGAACACGAACCAGAGgaagatgaggagactgaagatGTAGAATACAACAGAAAAGAATTTCTCCCAGCTCGGAATCTAGGGCATGAtattgaaagtaaaaaacaacGGACAATTTCCAGAATTAGTAAGTATTACAATAATAGTTTCAacagaaaatacaggagaaacaACTCACAGGTTAGGCAAGGGCCCCATCCAGGTATGGAACATGTTAATCAATATATCCAAAGGACGGCAACTAACCTCTGGCTGAAGAATTTCCAAAGGTTGGACAAAGTGATAATGGATCAGTATCCGAATTTTAATGAAGAGACTCTCTGGATGAGAAAGTATTTTCAGGATgaacagaagaaaaccaaactgCTACCATTTCAACAAttcaacatttataaaaagtACTTTGGAAAAGTGACTGAAAATTCTACTTCAGTTGCAATCTGTGAAGATCTTATTCACCTTAGTAAGTCAGTTGGGTTCATGAAATGGGACAATAATGGAAACACAGGCAACGCTACTTGCTTTGTCTTCAATCATGGTTATATTTTCACCTGTCGACATGTAATACATCTTATGGTGGGAGAAGGCACAGATCCAAGTTTGTGGCCAGATATAATAAGCAAATGTGCAAAGGTAACTTTTGCTTATAAAAAGTTCTGTCCTATGGATGTTGATTGGTTTTCCATTGAGCCGTGGTTTGAAGTGTCTGATGGAACTCTAGATTACGCCattttaaagttaagaaaaaacgTAAATGGATTTCCTCCAGGCCTGTTTGGACAGATTCCCTCTCAACCATCTAGtggtttgatttatttaattGGTCACCCAGAAGGCCAGGTCAAGAAAATAGATGGCTGTGCTGTGATTCCTCCAAATCAGCGGTTAGAGAGGTACCCAGAGCATCATCAAGATGGGGTGGTAGGTCCCCATGCTGCCACTTATAATGCTTTCTCTATGTTTACCCAACGAAGTTTCCTATCAGAAGTTTGGAGCACAGATACACTTAGCTATGATACTTGTTTTTCCAGTGGGTCCTCTGGCTCCCCAGTGTTTAATGCATCTGGCAAGTTGGTTGCTATGCATACCATTGGGTATTTTTATAAACATGGAGATAAAGTATATGCCCTTATTGAATTTGGCTATTCTATGGAGTCAATTCTTTGTGATgttaaacagaaaaatgagagtttatataaattattaaacgAAGAGAAAAACGAGAACCATGATGAAGACCAAAATAACAAGTCATTTCAAGATCATCAGATTGAACCCATGGAACATTAGGAAAAAgatgttttcaagaaaatatgCTAATAATTTAGAGTATTCAGGGCTGTTTCCATAAACTataatgaatattctttttttaattagaaaatgatGTGGATGTTCAAAAAAAATATAAGAGTTcaaataaattctgattttttttggtcattggcttttttcttatttgaaacaATCTCAAACCTCACTTAAAATACTTAGCTCTGTTCTATACATACAACAAATTTGGTATTTGCCATTCTAAGTACATCGGATGATACATCTATCCCATCTTCCTAACTGGTGAGGTGACCCCTGTTCTCTGAATAACAAAATAATGGGGAAATACACTTTTAGAGTGAACAAAATAAGATGTTCCTCTAAAACTCAAAATTCTTTGgttgttggggcccctgggtggctcagttgttaagtgtctgactcttgatttcagctcaggtcatgatctcatggttcatgggatcaagccatgcatcgagctctgcactgacagtggaaagcctgcctgggattctctctctctctctctctctctctctctctctctctctctgcctccccctctcaaagtaaataaataaacattttaaaaaattatttggttatcttaatttttcccttttgtgcCCCCTGTAACATCAGTCCttattgcaaatgacaaaagTCCCAACTTTTCCGTTCTTTCCACTAGTTCTGCCCTTCTGTGAAAGATAGAAGCATGACTTCTTATATCCAGAGTCTAGAAAGCTAAAGGCTACGTATCTCTGTCTAGTTTGCAACTAAGAATCAGTATAAATCAGATGCCTCAAAATAGATTCACTTGCCTGTTATTTGGAAGACAGAAATAAGGTGGAGACCATCTTTCTTCTGCTCCTGGAAAATGcttaaacactgagaataaattgagggttgataggggtgggggggaggggaaagtgggtgatgggcattgaggagggcacctgttgggatgagcactgggtgttatatggaaaccaatttgacaataaatttcatattaaaaaataaaatagtaaactttggtaaaaaatttaaaaaataattggatgcctaagaataaataaaacaaaaaaaaaaggaaaagaaaaatgagtgtcTAGAGTCACATCTAGTCCTTAGCTTCATGTGGATGGAGAGGTGATTGCAAGCAGTAGCAGCCAAAATCTGCATTGCAGGGCCTAGTCATCTGCTTTGATAATGTCAAGAGGCATTTGTAACAGCTTCCTCATCCAGCTTCCTAATTCCTGGTTTGCAGCTGAAcaggtgtggtttttttttttttttttcattttaaaaatgtctaaattgacccaatatatgtatgtatgtatgtctatttattattttttaaatatatataaatataaatattgtcaagttggctaacacacagtgtatgcagtgtgctcttggctttgggagtagattcccataactcatcacttacatacaacacccagtgctcatcccaacaagtgccctcctcaatgcccatcacccattttccccttccccccacctcccccatcaaccctctgttctctgtatttaagagtctcttgtggtttgcctctgaGAGGGTGTGTTCTTGAACTCAATTGCAATATTGGCCCTTTGAATCCCTCCCATTGCTTCTATCATCCTAAAGATGTTCTGGCACTTAATCCCCTCCACTGAATCTCTTTTACCTGCATGGAATACCCTCCTTACCAACTAGCAGTTGATCAGATTGATCAAATATGTGATCGTCTCTTAGTTGTGCAAAAGCCATAAATCTCACCCAGAGAAATTGTTGGTTCAGAAACTCTAGACATGTATGTTTATTAGGAACAACTGctaaattccaaaaataaagtAGCAGCGTGAATGAGGGGAAGttatttctttctcatgtaaTATCTAAATGTACAGCCCTCTGTGGTTGTGGGAGTTCAGGGTGTCATGGTATTAGGTTTTCTCAGTCAGGTCCAAGGTGGTTACTAAACTTCTAGCCCATGCACCTACACCACAGGCAGGGCCAagagaaaaatgtgcaaaagagGCGTACACCTCTTCTTAACACCatctaaggggtgcctgagtggctcagttggttgaatg encodes the following:
- the FAM111B gene encoding serine protease FAM111B produces the protein MNSMKPEENQSSSATENGQSTRPEVSKDMAIKQTCPRRLAIHLLPDINECGGTSKLKSEVKHEASVEIQNPDWDTHKKCYFTFTLNENSRKSDRSMFKAHGKPHESIYSALRANDNFSERMENHLNKHILVFEEKTIEGYINLGMPLKCLPVGSHFKIKFSQRKGNQEGDQILRQCENPYVECVLFHIVAVGKRIKKILKMKELHERGTTLCIYALKGETIKEALSKDGRFRSDLDEFKWKIIEDHKIIHGKHSLVDDVSGKTLEMDIFKKNLARKGTHKKIKQENENTTEEICPWDLIQSEIREHEPEEDEETEDVEYNRKEFLPARNLGHDIESKKQRTISRISKYYNNSFNRKYRRNNSQVRQGPHPGMEHVNQYIQRTATNLWLKNFQRLDKVIMDQYPNFNEETLWMRKYFQDEQKKTKLLPFQQFNIYKKYFGKVTENSTSVAICEDLIHLSKSVGFMKWDNNGNTGNATCFVFNHGYIFTCRHVIHLMVGEGTDPSLWPDIISKCAKVTFAYKKFCPMDVDWFSIEPWFEVSDGTLDYAILKLRKNVNGFPPGLFGQIPSQPSSGLIYLIGHPEGQVKKIDGCAVIPPNQRLERYPEHHQDGVVGPHAATYNAFSMFTQRSFLSEVWSTDTLSYDTCFSSGSSGSPVFNASGKLVAMHTIGYFYKHGDKVYALIEFGYSMESILCDVKQKNESLYKLLNEEKNENHDEDQNNKSFQDHQIEPMEH